The following proteins are co-located in the Hydractinia symbiolongicarpus strain clone_291-10 chromosome 7, HSymV2.1, whole genome shotgun sequence genome:
- the LOC130648479 gene encoding histone H3.v1-like, translated as MEFPLFTNPMVPFTTRVCLACAFSTATGLDEKGLFRISDHEEEEEEEEEEEEEEEEEEEEEEEEEEEEEEEEEEEEEEEEEEEEDVHLQIPHVFGQPCFTSSVLHSDESIVSSPQDK; from the exons atggagttccCTTTGTTCACAAACCCCATGGTTCCGTTCACAACGCGAGTATGTTTAGCATGTGCCTTTTCCACAGCTACGGGTTTGGATGAAAAGGGACTGTTTAGGATATCTGATCAT gaagaagaagaagaagaagaagaagaagaagaagaagaagaagaagaagaagaagaagaagaagaagaagaagaagaagaagaagaagaagaagaagaagaagaagaagaagaagaagaagaagaagaagaagacgtACATTTACAAATACCACATGTTTTTGGGCAGCCTTGTTTTACTTCTTCTGTTTTACATTCTGATGAATCGATCGTCAGTTCTCCACAAGACAAGTAG
- the LOC130648831 gene encoding TNFAIP3-interacting protein 3-like → MAESCCDCSASEQLGKLMKINKSWHAEYKSLSERHQALELRYLREVTERLEVRESQGNDSCTECDQRKEDRGRENHVEVLKQQLIVYKEDFLQEQDENKNLRKQNDELQEKLLQLTRVNETLMKEKSHYKRNLENVNREKLYIVDELKRLSSSNPYAHRSHYDIK, encoded by the exons ATGGCGGAAAGTTGTTGCGACTGTAGTGCATCTGAACAATTGGGAAAG ctCATGAAAATCAACAAGTCCTGGCATGCGGAATATAAATCACTTTCGGAAAGACATCAAGCATTAGAGTTGCGTTATTTACGGGAGGTAACAGAACGTCTTGAGGTTagagaaagtcaaggaaatgatAGTTGTACCGAATGTGATCAAAGAAAAGAAGACAGAGGAAGGGAAAATCATGTAGAAGTTCTAAAACAACAG CTTATCGTGTACAAAGAAGATTTCTTGCAAGAACAAGACGAAAATAAAAACCTACGCAAACAAAACGACGAATTACAAGAAAAACTTCTACAACTAACTCGTGTAAATGAAACATTAATGAAAGAGAAATCACATTATAAAAGAAACCTTGAGAATGTGAATCGAGAAAAATTATACATAGTGGACGAGCTGAAACGCTTGTCGTCATCTAATCCGTACGCACACAGAAGTCATTATGATATTAAGTAA
- the LOC130649038 gene encoding RNA polymerase sigma factor RpoD-like — protein sequence MTGGTLWVCAFALLLFTVAAAPLSENEHAEAFHKEDSDPLLKDLQEIEVSQNRDTPNEDTAADSNGEDDADSNYDLDSKSNLKDHVSDDDDSENEADAEIDVDDDDENESDEEDPISDSREEDEEEMNGEEDDTDVSDDIEQIEKELEDEEKEDKNTEKSQEGGADETQSSNSVTSDLSSLEDDVPSEQDNTDSAGEEDEDSDEEKVDNSKSAKLVQNGTEEKDETKPTEEDEVEMLDENEDEGEDENDADDNDADDSVDDNDENNDESVSEDIPVEENEIEEPVSTPEKKADASEQENESDESATNEAEDELADETDTTAEPADEESDDEDNTNKEDENGDADYDDDEEDDEEGDEENEMRNPAEENETTDQKDSEKKNEIAASVKNEATVDTAVVPLNMPTTSDVKSSDEDIVKRGSRRGGRRGGRRSRSRRGARRSRRSSRRSRRSSRRSRRSRRSRRGIRRSRRGYRRSRKSIRRSIRRGIRRVRRAVRRVRRPIRRTIRRIRRTIRRIRKPVRRTIRRIRRTIRRIRRPIRRYVRRTIRRIRRPVRRYIRRTIRRIKPVRRYIRRTIRRIRPVRRYIRRTIRRIKPVRRYIRRTIRRIRPVRRYIRRTIRRIRPVRRYIRRTIRRIRRPVRRYIRRTIRRIRPVRRYIRRTIRRIRQPIRRYIRRTIRRIRPIRRYIRRTIRRFRVVRRPVRVRYLRRVLRRYKKPVNVRKSWWNKYKAKIGKTLDRVQVGLDLAGLAPGVGALPDGANAIIHALRGNKKGALTSLGAMVPIAGQGVTAGKYGLKGYNKYKSLSVDKLIKNSKIDKVYPRNGKTINEGHTTMSLKEAVAAFRNSIDPSKGIGKYPGVRVGKMPDGRTVTLRTKGGHGPTIEVKETNNVTNKIRLNG from the exons ATGACGGGTGGCACGTTGTGGGTGTGCGCATTTGCTCTGCTTCTTTTTACAGTTGCAGCCGCTCCTCTTTCTGAAAACGAG CACGCAGAAGCCTTTCACAAGGAAGACTCTGATCCCCTTTTAAaagatttacaagaaatcgaaGTATCACAGAATCGAGACACACCAAACGAAGATACTGCAG CTGACAGCAACGGTGAAGACGATGCCGATTCTAACTATGATCTAGATTCAAAGAGCAACTTAAAAGACCACGTCAGTGATGACGACGATAGCGAAAATGAAGCTGATGCTGAAATAGATGTCGACGACGACGATGAAAATGAAAGCGATGAAGAAGACCCAATCAGTGACAGCAGGGAAGAAGACGAAGAAGAAATGAATGGTGAAGAAGATGATACAGATGTCAGTGATGACATAGAACAGATTGAGAAAGAGTTAGAAGATGAGGAAAAGGAAGATAAAAATACAGAGAAATCACAAGAAGGTGGTGCAGATGAAACTCAGTCATCTAATTCAGTCACATCCGATTTGTCAAGTCTTGAGGATGACGTCCCTAGTGAGCAAGACAATACAGATAGCGCGGGTGAAGAAGATGAGGACAGCGATGAAGAAAAGGTTGACAACAGTAAAAGTGCAAAATTGGTACAGAATGGTACAGAGGAAAAAGATGAAACAAAACCTACTGAAGAAGATGAAGTGGAAATGTTGGACGAAAATGAAGATGAAGGTGAAGATGAAAACGATGCCGATGACAACGATGCCGATGACAGTGTTGACGACAATGATGAAAACAACGATGAAAGCGTTAGTGAAGATATACCGGTGGAGGAAAATGAAATTGAAGAGCCTGTAAGTACGCCAGAGAAGAAAGCTGATGCTAGCGAACAAGAAAACGAATCTGATGAAAGTGCGACAAATGAAGCGGAAGACGAATTAGCTGACGAAACAGATACAACAGCAGAACCTGCTGATGAAGAGAGTGATGATGAAGATAATACCAATAAAGAGGATGAAAACGGGGATGCTGATTATGACGATGATGAGGAAGATGACGAGGAGGGTGACGAGGAAAATGAAATGAGAAATCCTGCAGAAGAAAATGAAACTACAGATCAGAAAGATTCTGAAAAGAAAAATGAGATTGCAGCGTCAGTTAAAAATGAAGCGACCGTGGACACAGCAGTAGTTCCATTGAACATGCCAACAACAAGTGACGTTAAATCTTCTGACGAAGACATTGTAAAACGAG GTAGTCGAAGAGGCGGACGACGTGGTGGTCGCAGATCGAGATCGAGAAGAGGCGCAAGACGATCACGAAGAAGTTCGCGACGATCGCGAAGAAGTTCCCGACGATCGCGTCGATCGCGTCGATCGCGAAGAGGTATCCGACGATCTAGAAGAGGTTACCGACGATCTAGAAAAAGTATTCGACGATCAATAAGGAGAGGTATACGACGTGTTAGAAGAGCTGTACGCCGGGTAAGACGTCCCATCCGTAGAACTATCCGTCGTATTCGAAGAACTATCCGTCGAATAAGAAAGCCAGTCAGAAGAACCATTCGTCGTATTAGAAGAACCATTCGCCGAATAAGACGACCCATTCGTCGCTATGTTCGACGAACTATTCGTCGCATAAGAAGACCTGTCCGCCGTTACATTAGACGTACAATTCGTCGTATTAAACCCGTTCGAAGATATATTAGACGAACCATTCGCCGCATAAGACCCGTTCGCCGTTACATTAGACGTACGATTCGTCGTATTAAACCCGTTCGAAGATATATTAGACGAACCATTCGCCGCATAAGACCCGTTCGCCGTTACATTAGACGTACGATTCGTCGTATTAGACCCGTTCGAAGATATATCAGACGAACAATTCGTCGCATAAGAAGACCTGTTCGCCGTTACATCAGACGTACAATTCGACGTATTAGACCCGTTCGAAGATATATCAGACGAACCATTCGCCGCATAAGACAACCTATCCGACGCTACATTAGACGAACAATTCGACGTATTAGACCGATCCGAAGATATATCAGACGAACTATTCGACGCTTTCGAGTCGTACGTCGACCTGTTAGAGTTCGTTATTTAAGGCGTGTATTGCGACGTTATAAGAAACCTGTTAATGTTAGGAAATCATGGTGGAACAAAT acAAAGCCAAAATAGGAAAAACTCTGGATAGAGTTCAAGTTGGCTTGGATTTAGCTGGTCTAGCTCCTGGTGTTGGAGCTCTGCCTGATGGAGCAAACGCAATCATTCATGCTTTGAGAGGAAACAAAAAGGGAGCTTTGACATCATTAGGAGCGATGGTTCCAATTGCTGGCCAAGGTGTAACAGCTGGTAAATATGGACTTAAAGGCTACAATAAATACAAATCTCTATCAGTAGACAAGCTGATCAAAAACTCCAAGATCGACAAGGTTTACCCACGAAACGGCAAAACCATCAACGAAGGCCACACAACTATGTCCTTAAAAGAAGCCGTAGCAGCCTTTCGAAATTCTATTGATCCAAGCAAAGGAATAGGCAAGTACCCAGGTGTGCGTGTTGGTAAAATGCCAGATGGAAGGACTGTTACCTTAAGAACAAAAGGTGGACATGGACCAACTATCGaagtaaaagaaacaaataacgTGACGAACAAAATCAGACTCAACGGATAA